The following coding sequences are from one Lycium ferocissimum isolate CSIRO_LF1 chromosome 3, AGI_CSIRO_Lferr_CH_V1, whole genome shotgun sequence window:
- the LOC132049598 gene encoding protein ELC-like, with protein MMPPNSTQYPQQFLSTVLSQRGPSSLPYLEDVKWLIRQHLLQLLESYPSLQPKTATFTHNDGRTVNLLQAEGTIPMVYQQVTYNIPVIIWLMESYPRHPPLVFVNPTRDMVIKHSHPFVNPSGVVGIPYLQNWVYPSSNLVELARNLSHFFGRDPPLYAKRPSNPNPNPSPSTHPPPSTSFSLGGSIRPAIPPRAFPQSPYGSGGGGGTGRVMDDPSEVYKRNAIDKLVGSLHRDIIGLREARETDMEGLFNAQGVLKQREEELKHGLKGMLDEKEGLEQQLQMVLMNSDVLEGWLRENEGKLKNLGNVDVDTAFEPSDVLSKQMLDSTASDLALEDVIYSLDKAIQGGAIPFDQYLRNVRLLSRDQFFHRATASKVRAAQMQAQVANMAARTSPYAL; from the coding sequence ATGATGCCTCCAAATTCAACCCAATACCCTCAACAATTCCTCTCCACTGTTCTCTCCCAACGTGGCCCATCATCCCTCCCTTACCTCGAAGATGTTAAATGGTTAATCCGTCAACACCTTCTTCAATTACTCGAAAGTTACCCTTCACTTCAACCTAAAACCGCTACTTTCACACATAACGATGGTAGAACAGTAAATCTATTACAAGCTGAAGGTACTATCCCTATGGTATATCAACAAGTTACTTATAATATCCCTGTTATTATTTGGTTAATGGAATCTTATCCACGTCATCCACCTTTGGTTTTTGTTAACCCGACCCGAGATATGGTTATTAAACATTCCCACCCCTTTGTTAACCCATCTGGTGTTGTCGGTATTCCTTATTTGCAAAATTGGGTTTACCCAAGTTCGAATCTTGTTGAATTAGCTAGGAATTTGAGTCATTTTTTTGGTAGGGACCCGCCTTTATACGCGAAACGACCGTCAAACCCTAACCCTAACCCTAGCCCTAGCACACATCCACCCCCAAGTACGAGTTTTTCGCTCGGCGGGTCGATCCGGCCCGCGATACCTCCACGGGCATTTCCGCAATCGCCGTATGggagtggtggtggtggtgggacGGGGCGGGTAATGGATGATCCGTCGGAGGTTTATAAGAGGAACGCGATAGATAAGCTAGTTGGGAGTTTACATAGGGATATAATCGGGTTGAGGGAAGCGCGAGAGACGGATATGGAGGGGTTGTTTAATGCGCAAGGGGTGTTGAAGCAACGCGAAGAGGAACTGAAACACGGGTTAAAGGGAATGTTGgatgagaaagaagggttgGAGCAGCAATTACAGATGGTTTTGATGAATAGTGATGTGTTGGAAGGATGGTTGAGGGAAAACGAAGGGAAATTGAAGAATTTAGGGAATGTGGATGTGGATACGGCGTTTGAGCCGAGTGATGTTCTTTCTAAGCAGATGTTGGATTCTACGGCATCAGATCTGGCATTAGAGGATGTGATTTATTCTTTGGATAAAGCTATACAAGGCGGGGCAATACCGTTTGATCAGTACTTGAGGAACGTAAGGTTGTTGTCGCGCGATCAGTTCTTTCATCGCGCTACAGCGTCGAAGGTTAGGGCTGCTCAGATGCAAGCTCAAGTTGCTAATATGGCTGCTAGAACATCACCATATGCATTGTGA
- the LOC132049600 gene encoding uncharacterized protein LOC132049600: MAYQGGNLKSTAINGVKMYTVAGQHRSVATWIPPKKQRALRKDPGYMTRVDLIQDLRFETATTRIKVTPDGEYLIASGIYPPQVKVYELRELSLKFERHLVSEIVNFQVLGDDYSKIAFLCADRSVCLHAKYGSHYKLRIPRMGRDIDYDCWSCDLLCAASSPDLYRINLEQGRFLSSLSTRSPALNVVSRSKVHGLVACGGEDGALECFDMRARSSVGRINAVAPAGDGDQEVTAIEFEGDGGYLMAVGSSGGKVLIYDLRSSQPMRIKDHMYGSPILNIKWHKTLNTERTKLITADSHIVRIWDPETGEGMTSIEPTGGRINDLCAFTGSGLMLLALDSSQIPSYFIPSLGPAPKWCSYLENLTEELEEQPQTTIYDDYKFLTKEDLEKLNLTNLIGTNLLRAYMHGYFIDYRLYKKAQALSNPFAYDEYIEQRKKEKFEKERDGRITIKRKLPKVNRTLAKSLEDEEADNLKEDVDGVDAKKTSKKKKGLTSDIMKDERFKSMFEIGDFEIDENSHEYRALHPMPSLKQPSLVEEHFEPVMGGEEPSDSDASEDEQVNEKNSRKKSKVPRMYEVKDERHADAFRNHVSLTKEDALPLGERVAALSNDRASRDMNNIKVGPGGSREVSFVSRSAAKYVEDEGERETRTEKRRGIQSLKLKPERSGFQGSGSQGRGRGRGRGRGRGMGRGRGRR, translated from the exons GTTATATGACAAGAGTGGATCTGATTCAAGATTTGAGATTTGAAACTGCAACAACAAGAATTAAAGTGACCCCTGACGGGGAGTATCTCATCGCCTCAG GTATCTACCCACCACAAGTTAAAGTGTATGAGCTGCGGGAGCTGTCATTGAAGTTTGAAAGGCATTTGGTGTCAGAGATTGTTAACTTTCAA GTCTTGGGTGATGACTACTCAAAAATAGCATTTCTTTGTGCTGATCGTTCTGTTTGCCTCCATGCAAAATATGGAAGTCACTACAAATTGCGGATTCCAAG GATGGGAAGGGATATTGATTATGATTGCTGGTCTTGTGATTTGCTTTGCGCGGCCTCATCACCAGATCTCTACAGAATAAATTTGGAGCAG GGACGCTTCCTTTCCTCACTGAGCACACGATCTCCAGCACTTAATGTGGTTTCACGGAG CAAGGTCCATGGATTAGTCGCTTGTGGTGGGGAGGATGGTGCTCTCGAATGCTTTGACATGAGAGCAAGATCTTCAGTTGGCAGGATAAATGCTGTTGCGCCTGCTGGGGATGGGGACCAG GAGGTTACTGCGATAGAGTTCGAGGGAGACGGAGGTTACCTCATGGCTGTTGGAAGTAGTGGTGGAAAG GTTCTGATTTATGATTTGCGATCTTCTCAACCTATGCGGATAAAGGATCATAT GTATGGGAGCCCGATACTGAACATCAAGTGGCATAAAACGCTAAACACTGAACGGACAAAGTTAATAACTGCTGACAGCCACATTGTTAGGATTTGGGACCCTGAGACG GGAGAAGGCATGACAAGCATTGAACCGACGGGTGGGAGAATCAATGATTTGTGTGCATTCACTGGCAGtggattgatgttgttggctctTGACTCCAGTCAAATACCTTCATATTTCATACCTTCTCTGGGACCTGCGCCCAAGTGGTGCTCTTACCTTGAAAACCTGACG GAAGAGCTTGAGGAGCAACCTCAAACAACTATTTATGATGATTATAAATTTTTGACAAAGGAAGATCTGGAAAAGTTGAATTTGACCAATTTGATTGGAACCAACCTTCTAAGAGCTTATATGCATGGTTACTTCATCGATTATCGGCTGTATAAAAAG GCACAAGCGTTGTCAAATCCATTTGCTTATGATGAGTACATAGAGCAGCGGAAGaaggaaaaatttgaaaaagagcGTGACGGTCGTATCACG ATTAAGAGGAAGCTTCCTAAAGTTAATCGCACTCTGGCTAAAAGTCTTGAGGATGAAGAAGCTGACAATTTGAAGGAGGATGTTGATGGCGTTGATGCGAAGAAGAcatcaaagaagaagaaaggactGACCAGTGACATAATGAAAGATGAACGTTTCAAGAGCATGTTTGAAATTGGG GACTtcgaaattgatgaaaattCTCACGAGTATCGGGCATTGCACCCTATGCCTTCCTTAAAGCAACCATCTTTAGTGGAGGAACATTTTGAACCTGTGATGGGCGGTGAGGAGCCTAGTGATTCTGATGCGTCTGAAGATGAACaagtaaatgaaaaaaattctagaaagaagtCAAAAGTTCCGAG AATGTATGAAGTCAAGGATGAGAGGCATGCAGATGCATTCAGGAACCATGTTTCACTTACAAAGGAAGATGCTCTTCCACTGGGTGAAAGGGTTGCAGCTTTGTCGAATGACCGAGCTTCTCGTGATATGAACAATATCAAGGTGGGGCCCGGAGGTTCAAGAGAAGTTTCCTTTGTTTCCAGAAGCGCAGCGAAGTATGTGGAAGATGAAGGCGAGAGGGAAACACGAACTGAAAAGAGAAGAGGGATCCAGTCCTTGAAACTGAAGCCTGAGAGATCAGGTTTTCAGGGATCGGGTTCCCAAGGCCGGGGGAGAGGAAGGGGAAGAGGAAGAGGTCGTGGAATGGGCAGAGGAAGAGGCAGACGATAA